In the genome of Nonlabens sp. MB-3u-79, one region contains:
- the uvrA gene encoding excinuclease ABC subunit UvrA codes for MPEIKLFANIDQLSPKKNILIKGAELHNLKSLDAVIPRNKLVVITGLSGSGKSSLAFDTLYAEGQRRYVESLSSYARQFLGRLNKPKVEYIKGIAPAIAIEQKVNSTNPRSTVGTTTEIYDYLKLLFARIGHTYSPISGDEVKKDTVSDVVNYVKEQEEGSRLLLTTRLIVKGKRDIAAQLQVLQQQGFTRIKINETVHRMDEENLSYSKKDEVKIVVDRIIVRDDEDFYNRLADAIDTAFFEGKGVAFIEHMDGSKVREFTNKFELDGIEFLEPNPHLFSFNNPYGACPKCEGYGDVIGIDDELVIPNTALSVYEQAVFPWRGESMSYYNNQLIKNADKFDFPIHRPWFELTVKQKQLVWDGNKYFDGIHSFFDELEAKAYKIQNRVMLSRYRGKTKCSNCNGARLRKETNYVKIAETTITDLVTLPIKELTVFFENLKLSEHDQQIAKRLLIEINNRLIFLSDVGLDYLTLNRKSNSLSGGESQRINLATSLGSSLVGSMYILDEPSIGLHPRDTKRLIKVLKNLRDLGNTVIVVEHDEEIMQAADQIIDIGPEAGTHGGEVVAAGTLAEILKSDSLTAMYLNGSMEIPLPRKRRSHKYYIDVIGARQNNLKNIDVRFPLGVLTMVTGVSGSGKSTLVKQILYPALLKKLGGYGKKAGQFTEVKGKFENVKTVEFIDQNPIGRSSRSNPVTYIKAYDDIRNLFANEKVSKIRNYKPKHFSFNVDGGRCETCKGDGEVTIEMQFMADVTLQCETCNGKRFKKEILEVKFHDKNIDDILNLTINDAIAFFDTNKEAKITRKLQPLQDVGLGYVTLGQSSSTLSGGEAQRIKLASFLVKGITSDKTLFIFDEPTTGLHFHDINKLLDSFNALIDKGHSVIVIEHNMDLVKCADYVIDLGPEGGDAGGQLVASGTPEEVAQVKNCYTAPYIAEKLK; via the coding sequence ATGCCTGAAATAAAATTGTTTGCCAATATAGACCAATTGAGCCCTAAGAAGAATATCCTCATCAAAGGTGCCGAACTTCACAACCTCAAAAGTCTAGACGCTGTCATCCCGCGTAATAAACTAGTTGTCATCACCGGTTTATCGGGAAGTGGGAAGTCTTCTCTTGCTTTTGACACACTTTATGCTGAAGGTCAACGTCGTTATGTAGAGAGTCTTTCTTCTTATGCCAGACAGTTTTTAGGACGTCTCAATAAACCAAAAGTAGAGTACATCAAAGGAATTGCGCCTGCAATAGCCATAGAACAAAAGGTGAATTCTACAAATCCACGATCAACCGTAGGAACCACCACCGAGATTTACGACTACCTCAAGTTGTTGTTTGCACGTATAGGGCATACCTACTCGCCTATTTCTGGCGATGAAGTAAAAAAAGATACGGTAAGTGATGTGGTTAATTATGTAAAAGAGCAAGAAGAAGGTTCTAGGTTATTGCTTACCACAAGGCTTATTGTAAAAGGCAAGCGAGATATCGCGGCTCAATTACAAGTACTGCAACAACAAGGCTTTACTCGTATCAAAATTAACGAGACCGTTCATAGAATGGATGAAGAAAATTTATCCTATTCTAAAAAAGACGAAGTGAAAATAGTCGTGGATCGTATCATCGTGCGTGATGATGAAGATTTCTATAACCGACTAGCAGATGCCATTGACACGGCTTTCTTTGAAGGAAAAGGTGTCGCTTTTATAGAGCACATGGACGGCAGTAAAGTCCGTGAGTTTACTAATAAATTTGAATTGGATGGCATAGAGTTCTTAGAACCTAATCCACATTTATTTAGTTTTAACAATCCGTATGGTGCTTGTCCTAAATGTGAAGGTTACGGTGACGTCATAGGTATAGATGACGAATTAGTTATTCCTAACACCGCATTATCTGTTTATGAACAGGCGGTTTTTCCTTGGCGTGGCGAGAGCATGTCTTATTATAACAACCAACTTATAAAGAACGCTGACAAGTTTGATTTTCCCATTCACAGACCTTGGTTTGAATTAACAGTGAAGCAAAAACAGCTGGTTTGGGACGGGAATAAATATTTTGACGGTATTCATTCCTTTTTTGATGAGCTCGAGGCGAAAGCTTATAAAATTCAAAATCGCGTGATGCTTTCTAGGTACCGCGGTAAAACGAAGTGCAGCAATTGTAATGGTGCAAGATTGAGAAAGGAAACCAACTATGTTAAAATAGCCGAAACCACAATCACAGATCTGGTTACCTTGCCTATCAAAGAACTGACGGTCTTTTTTGAAAATCTAAAACTCAGTGAACACGATCAACAAATAGCTAAAAGACTGCTTATTGAAATCAATAACAGGCTCATTTTCTTATCTGACGTAGGCTTAGATTATTTGACATTGAATCGCAAATCCAACAGTCTTTCTGGTGGAGAGTCGCAACGTATCAATCTAGCAACCTCTCTGGGAAGTAGCCTAGTAGGTAGTATGTATATTCTAGACGAGCCTAGTATAGGATTGCATCCGCGAGATACGAAGCGTTTGATCAAAGTACTCAAAAATCTACGCGATTTAGGAAATACTGTGATCGTTGTAGAACATGATGAAGAAATCATGCAAGCGGCTGATCAGATAATCGATATAGGTCCAGAAGCAGGAACTCATGGAGGTGAAGTGGTTGCCGCCGGAACACTTGCTGAAATCTTGAAATCAGACAGCCTTACCGCTATGTATCTGAATGGGTCTATGGAAATTCCGCTTCCGCGAAAGCGCAGATCACACAAATATTATATAGACGTTATAGGCGCAAGACAGAACAATCTTAAGAATATAGACGTGCGTTTCCCTCTAGGTGTTCTGACCATGGTTACCGGGGTTTCAGGTAGTGGAAAATCAACTTTAGTAAAGCAGATTTTATATCCTGCCCTCTTGAAAAAGTTGGGTGGCTATGGAAAAAAAGCAGGACAGTTTACTGAAGTAAAAGGAAAGTTTGAAAATGTAAAAACAGTAGAGTTTATTGATCAAAATCCGATAGGTCGTAGTTCAAGATCCAATCCTGTGACCTACATCAAAGCTTATGACGACATTCGTAACCTATTTGCTAATGAAAAAGTCTCAAAAATTAGAAACTATAAACCCAAACACTTTTCTTTTAATGTAGATGGAGGTAGGTGTGAGACTTGTAAAGGAGATGGAGAGGTAACTATCGAGATGCAATTCATGGCAGATGTGACTTTGCAATGTGAAACTTGTAATGGAAAACGTTTTAAAAAGGAAATCTTAGAAGTGAAATTTCACGATAAAAACATCGATGATATTTTGAACCTGACCATCAATGATGCCATCGCATTTTTTGACACTAACAAGGAAGCAAAAATTACAAGAAAATTACAACCGCTTCAGGACGTAGGTTTGGGGTATGTAACATTAGGACAAAGCTCTTCTACCCTTTCAGGCGGTGAAGCACAACGTATCAAACTCGCTAGCTTTTTAGTAAAAGGAATAACGTCTGATAAGACCTTATTCATATTTGACGAGCCTACTACTGGGTTGCACTTTCATGACATTAATAAATTACTGGATAGTTTCAATGCACTTATTGATAAAGGACATTCAGTGATTGTTATAGAACACAATATGGACTTGGTAAAATGTGCCGATTACGTTATTGATCTCGGACCTGAAGGTGGAGATGCTGGTGGTCAGTTAGTAGCTAGCGGTACTCCAGAAGAGGTGGCTCAAGTGAAAAACTGTTATACTGCTCCATACATCGCAGAAAAATTAAAGTAA
- a CDS encoding sigma-70 family RNA polymerase sigma factor: MKLENVQDAALVRQYIEGNEKGIEILITRHKQRIYSFIFSKVLDRDITEDIFQDTFIKVIRTLKRGKYNEEGKFLPWVMRIAHNLVIDHFRRNKRMPKFQSRNDFDIFDVISDGEESMEYEMITSQMHEDVRRLIEELPEDQKEVLTMRIFKEMSFKEIATATDVSINTALGRMRYALINLRKVIDKHNIILTR, from the coding sequence ATGAAATTAGAAAACGTACAAGATGCTGCACTGGTAAGGCAGTATATCGAGGGAAATGAAAAAGGTATAGAAATCCTTATTACCCGTCACAAACAAAGAATCTACAGTTTTATTTTTTCCAAAGTACTCGATCGAGACATCACAGAAGATATTTTTCAGGATACCTTTATTAAGGTCATTCGCACGCTTAAAAGGGGGAAATATAATGAGGAAGGTAAATTTCTTCCATGGGTAATGCGTATTGCGCACAATCTAGTTATTGATCACTTCAGACGTAATAAGCGCATGCCTAAATTTCAGTCTCGTAATGATTTTGACATCTTTGATGTGATCAGTGATGGAGAGGAAAGTATGGAATATGAAATGATTACTAGTCAGATGCATGAAGATGTAAGACGTCTGATAGAAGAGCTTCCAGAAGATCAAAAGGAAGTGCTTACCATGCGTATTTTTAAAGAAATGTCCTTTAAGGAAATAGCTACTGCCACTGATGTAAGTATCAATACGGCATTAGGGAGAATGCGTTATGCGCTTATTAATTTACGCAAGGTAATTGACAAGCATAATATCATATTAACAAGATAA
- a CDS encoding endonuclease III domain-containing protein, giving the protein MNKSEKVAFIINKLEELYPEIPIPLDHTDPYTLLIAVLMSAQSTDVRVNKITPLLFDRANNPYDMVKLSVEEIREIIKPVGLSPMKAKGIHGLSQILIDKHKGIVPRTYEELEEFPAVGHKTAAVVMAQSFGIPTFPVDTHIHRLMYRWNLTNGKNVVQTEKDAKRLFPEETWNDLHLQIIWYGREYSPARGWDIERDIITKTVGRKTVLDAYYKKLRK; this is encoded by the coding sequence ATGAACAAATCAGAAAAAGTTGCATTTATCATAAATAAACTGGAAGAGTTATATCCAGAAATTCCTATACCCTTAGATCATACCGATCCATATACTTTATTAATTGCTGTTTTAATGAGCGCACAGAGCACAGATGTGCGAGTCAACAAGATTACTCCGCTACTGTTTGACAGAGCAAATAATCCCTATGACATGGTGAAACTGAGCGTAGAAGAAATACGTGAAATCATCAAACCTGTAGGACTCTCTCCTATGAAAGCTAAAGGAATCCATGGCCTTTCTCAGATCTTGATTGACAAACATAAGGGTATCGTCCCAAGAACTTACGAGGAATTAGAAGAGTTCCCAGCTGTAGGACACAAAACCGCTGCTGTTGTCATGGCGCAATCCTTTGGAATACCCACTTTTCCAGTAGACACACATATTCACAGACTGATGTACCGCTGGAATCTCACCAATGGAAAGAACGTCGTACAAACAGAAAAAGATGCTAAAAGACTCTTTCCAGAAGAAACGTGGAACGACTTGCATCTTCAAATCATCTGGTACGGCCGTGAATACAGTCCTGCACGTGGTTGGGATATAGAAAGGGACATCATTACCAAGACGGTAGGAAGAAAAACCGTGTTGGATGCTTATTATAAGAAATTGAGGAAATAG
- the bcp gene encoding thioredoxin-dependent thiol peroxidase has product MTSLKVGDKAPDFSILNQEEQSVSLSDFAGKKLVLFFYPKASTPGCTAEACNLRDNVDRFRASGYEILGASADSPKRQKNFQTKYELPYDLLADEDHTLLNAFQVWGPKKFMGKEYDGIHRTTFVIDENGVITDVIQKVKTKDHAAQIL; this is encoded by the coding sequence ATGACTTCATTAAAAGTAGGAGATAAGGCTCCAGATTTTTCAATTCTTAATCAAGAGGAACAAAGCGTTTCTTTGTCGGATTTTGCCGGTAAGAAGTTGGTTTTATTCTTTTACCCTAAAGCAAGTACACCGGGTTGTACCGCTGAGGCATGTAACTTAAGGGATAATGTAGATCGTTTTCGCGCAAGCGGCTATGAGATCTTAGGCGCAAGTGCCGATAGTCCTAAACGACAAAAGAACTTTCAGACTAAATACGAACTTCCATACGATCTTCTTGCAGATGAAGATCATACCTTGTTAAATGCTTTTCAAGTTTGGGGTCCTAAAAAGTTTATGGGTAAAGAATACGACGGCATTCACCGTACGACTTTTGTGATTGATGAAAACGGCGTGATCACTGATGTGATCCAAAAGGTAAAAACCAAAGATCACGCAGCTCAAATTTTATAA
- a CDS encoding nicotinate-nucleotide adenylyltransferase has protein sequence MGLSLPGDHDFESVPSLKNKVLRINLNRNIYGTFAEIGAGQETVRQFFRAGGASGTIAKAMSAYDKDFSDSIYGIQDDGRYVTESRLVKMLDHESNLIEERLSREKHPEKLFFTYANTVATIDFAKRYLGHGWVGIRFQASPEEDYSEIILHVRFKERDARLQQITLGILGTNLIYGAFYKHDNPRKLLEYLYDHIDKDKIEIDMINFAGPRFEQVDNRLMSLQLLKHGMTEAVMFGPDGNNILSARILYKKNVLALRGSFRPVTKVNMDMFETARRRFLKSGTVKEENVETIFEITLSNLRASGEIDEKDFMHRAELLCSLGQTVMISNFKEYYKLVEYFNNYTKERIGLVMGVNNLVEIFDTKYYTHLSGGILEAFGKLFFKDLRVYLYPMLNAETGELTTSENLKVHPRMKELYKFFKYNGKLKDIEDYNPDILHIFSREVLRMIDAGEDGWKAMLPEGIPALMEKENLFGCNNNEQNSKKDAASHTEDAPL, from the coding sequence ATGGGTTTAAGCTTACCAGGAGATCACGATTTTGAATCTGTTCCATCCCTAAAAAACAAAGTCCTTAGAATTAACTTGAATCGTAACATTTACGGAACCTTTGCCGAAATAGGTGCCGGACAAGAAACGGTTAGGCAATTTTTTAGAGCTGGTGGCGCCTCTGGTACAATTGCAAAAGCAATGAGTGCTTATGACAAGGATTTCTCAGATTCTATTTATGGTATTCAAGATGACGGACGTTATGTCACAGAGTCGAGATTAGTAAAAATGCTGGATCACGAGTCCAACCTTATTGAAGAAAGGCTTTCTAGAGAAAAACATCCTGAAAAATTATTCTTTACTTATGCTAACACTGTTGCAACCATTGACTTTGCTAAGAGATACTTAGGTCATGGCTGGGTAGGAATTAGATTCCAAGCTTCCCCTGAGGAGGATTATTCAGAAATTATATTACATGTGCGTTTTAAAGAACGCGACGCTAGATTACAGCAAATTACATTGGGTATTCTGGGAACTAACTTGATATATGGTGCTTTTTATAAGCATGATAACCCAAGAAAATTATTGGAATATCTATACGATCATATAGATAAGGATAAGATCGAGATTGACATGATCAATTTTGCTGGTCCTCGTTTTGAACAAGTAGATAATCGTTTAATGAGTTTACAACTCCTTAAACACGGAATGACGGAGGCTGTAATGTTCGGACCTGATGGGAATAATATTTTAAGTGCTCGTATTCTTTATAAGAAAAATGTATTGGCACTACGAGGTAGTTTCCGTCCGGTAACTAAAGTAAACATGGATATGTTTGAAACTGCTCGCCGCAGGTTCTTAAAATCAGGCACAGTTAAAGAAGAAAATGTAGAAACCATATTTGAAATTACACTATCTAATTTAAGAGCCAGTGGAGAAATAGATGAGAAAGACTTCATGCACCGAGCAGAGCTGCTTTGCTCCCTTGGACAAACCGTTATGATTTCTAACTTTAAAGAATACTATAAGTTGGTAGAGTACTTTAATAACTATACTAAAGAACGTATAGGCCTTGTAATGGGGGTCAATAATCTAGTTGAAATTTTTGATACCAAATATTACACCCACTTAAGTGGTGGGATTCTGGAAGCTTTCGGAAAACTATTCTTTAAGGACTTAAGAGTTTATTTGTACCCAATGCTAAATGCTGAAACTGGGGAACTCACAACAAGCGAGAACCTAAAAGTACATCCACGCATGAAGGAGCTTTATAAATTCTTCAAATACAATGGAAAACTAAAAGATATAGAGGATTACAATCCTGATATTCTTCATATTTTCTCAAGAGAAGTACTAAGAATGATCGATGCAGGTGAGGATGGGTGGAAGGCTATGTTGCCCGAAGGAATTCCCGCTTTAATGGAAAAGGAGAATCTCTTCGGTTGCAACAATAACGAGCAAAACTCTAAGAAGGATGCAGCATCTCATACAGAGGACGCACCTTTATAA
- a CDS encoding MBL fold metallo-hydrolase, producing MKKYQYFYKTIMEVKITILGTGTSQGIPVIGSSHPVCLSENSKDKRLRVSAMFEVNDKRFIIDCGPDFRQQMLTQEVSDINAMLFTHEHADHTAGLDDLRPFYFRQGNLHCYMTSRVHKALQERFSYIFTTVNKYPGVATLDVHEFENESFEIEGIPVTPVLADHGYIPVHGYRIGDVAYMTDVKTIDSSEKEKLKNLDVLVLNMLRIETHATHLNLEEALELVRELQPKRTYFTHISHHLGFHDEVQKTLPENVFLAYDNLKIISN from the coding sequence ATGAAAAAATATCAATACTTTTATAAAACAATTATGGAAGTTAAAATTACGATTTTAGGAACTGGTACATCACAAGGAATTCCTGTTATAGGTAGCTCACATCCAGTGTGTTTGAGTGAGAATTCTAAGGATAAACGTCTTAGGGTGAGTGCTATGTTTGAAGTAAATGATAAGCGTTTTATCATCGATTGCGGTCCTGATTTCCGCCAGCAGATGCTCACACAAGAAGTTTCTGATATTAATGCTATGCTTTTTACCCATGAACATGCTGATCATACAGCAGGATTAGATGATTTGAGACCGTTCTACTTTCGTCAGGGGAATCTGCATTGCTATATGACCTCTCGAGTTCATAAGGCACTTCAAGAACGCTTCAGTTATATTTTTACCACAGTAAATAAATACCCTGGTGTAGCAACCTTAGACGTTCATGAATTTGAAAATGAGTCCTTTGAAATAGAAGGTATTCCCGTGACTCCTGTTTTGGCAGACCATGGTTATATACCTGTGCATGGCTATAGAATAGGAGATGTTGCTTATATGACTGATGTGAAGACTATAGATTCCAGCGAAAAGGAGAAGCTTAAAAACCTAGATGTTCTGGTACTTAATATGCTGCGTATAGAAACTCATGCCACACACCTTAATCTAGAAGAAGCATTAGAATTAGTAAGGGAATTGCAACCTAAACGTACTTACTTTACACATATAAGTCATCACCTAGGTTTTCACGATGAAGTGCAAAAAACACTTCCTGAAAACGTGTTTTTGGCATACGATAACCTTAAAATCATATCAAATTGA
- a CDS encoding DEAD/DEAH box helicase, whose product MNNSIKSQQQILDKLGIVSLNDMQLQAHEAITNHRDTVIISPTGTGKTLAFLLPVIELLNPELTEVQTLILVPSRELAIQIEQVIREMGTGYKANAIYGGRAGAKDKEDLQHTPTILIGTPGRIADHLRRESFDPSFITTLILDEFDKSLETGFEKEMKEIVGSLPHVGRNILTSATFKVAIPVFVGLKDPQVLKFEKKTDSVLQIKTMASDSKNRFINLEQIIARTDNGNGIIFCNFKDSIEEVSEFLKSRDISHSVFYGGLEQRDRERALIKFRNGTHQLLLATDLAARGIDVPELDFIIHYELPFHKEEFTHRNGRTARMHADGTAYILHNKKHPLPDYIGESTPLEYAERLKVNHQQKWETLFISGGRKDKISKGDIAGLFFKQGNLDKNELGEIELKQDCAFVAVPFEKAYDLTQQLNNSKIKKRKVRIYRLD is encoded by the coding sequence ATGAACAATTCTATCAAATCTCAACAACAAATTCTGGATAAACTAGGGATTGTTTCTTTAAACGACATGCAATTGCAAGCGCATGAAGCCATAACTAATCATAGAGATACCGTAATCATCTCACCTACAGGTACAGGAAAGACACTCGCATTTCTTCTTCCAGTAATCGAATTATTAAATCCAGAGCTTACAGAAGTTCAAACCTTAATTTTAGTTCCTTCTCGCGAGCTTGCCATACAGATAGAGCAAGTGATTAGAGAAATGGGGACTGGTTATAAAGCAAATGCTATTTACGGCGGGCGCGCAGGGGCAAAAGACAAAGAAGATTTACAACACACCCCTACTATTCTAATAGGAACTCCAGGAAGAATAGCTGACCATTTAAGAAGGGAATCATTTGACCCATCGTTTATAACGACCTTAATTCTCGATGAATTTGATAAATCTCTGGAGACCGGATTTGAGAAAGAGATGAAGGAAATAGTAGGTTCTTTACCTCATGTAGGACGTAATATACTTACATCTGCTACTTTTAAAGTGGCCATTCCCGTTTTTGTAGGATTGAAGGATCCCCAAGTGTTGAAGTTTGAGAAGAAGACGGATAGTGTGCTTCAGATTAAAACCATGGCTTCTGACTCTAAGAACCGTTTTATCAATCTAGAGCAAATTATTGCGCGTACCGATAACGGGAATGGGATCATTTTTTGCAATTTCAAAGATTCTATTGAAGAAGTGAGCGAGTTTCTAAAAAGCCGAGATATTTCTCATTCTGTTTTTTATGGTGGGCTAGAACAACGAGATCGCGAGCGTGCCTTGATCAAATTTAGAAATGGTACACACCAACTATTACTAGCAACAGATCTGGCTGCTCGTGGAATAGACGTGCCTGAATTGGATTTTATTATTCATTACGAACTTCCATTCCACAAAGAAGAATTCACCCATAGAAACGGTCGTACGGCTAGAATGCATGCTGATGGAACCGCTTATATCTTACACAATAAGAAACACCCACTTCCTGATTATATAGGAGAAAGTACACCTTTAGAATATGCGGAGCGATTAAAAGTCAACCATCAACAAAAGTGGGAAACATTATTTATTTCTGGCGGTAGAAAAGATAAAATTTCTAAAGGTGACATCGCGGGACTGTTCTTTAAACAAGGAAATCTAGACAAAAACGAATTAGGCGAAATTGAATTAAAGCAAGATTGTGCCTTTGTCGCAGTCCCTTTTGAAAAGGCTTACGATTTAACACAGCAACTTAATAATAGCAAAATTAAGAAGCGAAAGGTTAGAATTTACAGATTGGATTAA
- a CDS encoding alpha/beta hydrolase → MHTSLTLSHITRPARKENAPLLLLLHGYGSNEEDLFSFAPELSEDIFIVSARAPYEMPPQGAAWYAINFDASGGKFSDDDQARESMLKITSFLEELKATYSIDPNNMNVLGFSQGAILAYGLSLSHPGLLRNLVAMSGYINEDLIAGKDGLEARFRESEIKTNYFISHGTQDQVIPFAWAKQAPLLLEKIHADYVFKEYPIGHGISRDNFYDMKEWLEKRVLGQ, encoded by the coding sequence TTGCATACATCACTTACTTTATCCCATATCACGCGACCTGCTCGCAAGGAAAACGCTCCATTGCTCCTACTGCTCCACGGTTATGGAAGTAATGAAGAGGACTTATTTTCCTTTGCGCCAGAGCTGAGTGAAGACATCTTTATAGTTTCAGCCCGTGCCCCTTACGAGATGCCTCCACAAGGAGCTGCATGGTATGCCATCAATTTTGATGCTTCTGGCGGTAAGTTTAGCGATGACGATCAAGCTAGAGAAAGTATGTTAAAAATTACTAGTTTTTTAGAGGAATTGAAGGCTACCTACTCTATTGATCCTAATAACATGAATGTGCTAGGTTTTAGTCAAGGAGCTATTCTTGCTTACGGCTTAAGCCTTTCTCATCCAGGATTATTGCGTAACCTAGTCGCGATGAGTGGTTATATTAATGAAGATTTAATCGCAGGAAAAGATGGATTAGAAGCACGCTTTCGCGAAAGCGAGATCAAAACCAACTACTTCATTTCTCATGGAACCCAAGATCAAGTCATCCCTTTTGCATGGGCAAAACAGGCCCCTCTGCTCCTGGAAAAAATCCACGCCGATTATGTCTTCAAAGAGTATCCCATAGGACACGGTATTTCTAGAGATAATTTCTACGACATGAAGGAGTGGCTCGAGAAACGAGTTTTAGGCCAGTAA
- a CDS encoding dihydroorotase: MILLKNVTIVDASSDLNGKKRDLLIKNGKIEKIGVSLKEENAKIIETANLHVSKGWIDTSVSLGEPGFEERQTLENGVKAAAAGGFTTIMLNPNNQPNPQDQSGIKYLKNVTAHQAVSILPVGSFTLNQNGEHLAELYDMQEAGAVSFYDYKQEVTNANLLKVGLQYASSFNAVVQSFPQNKDIAGKGMVNEDPVTTNLGIKSMPSLAEELQIARDLRIATYTKGRLHIPTVSTVEGLKLIKKYKKTAQNVTCSVSIHHLTLSSNELETFDANFKIQPPLRDEKEVKQLQKFLTSGVIDVVTSDHTPLTIEHKDLEFDHATAGTIGLESAFGVLNQLTDLATTIELLTNGYQVFNQVTPQIKEGQIANLTLFEPETSYTFEKRHIVSTSKNSAFLGKPMKGTVIGIINNKKVIWNER; the protein is encoded by the coding sequence ATGATACTACTTAAAAATGTGACTATCGTCGATGCCAGTTCTGATTTAAACGGCAAAAAAAGAGATCTGCTCATTAAAAATGGGAAGATTGAAAAAATAGGTGTTTCTTTAAAAGAAGAAAATGCCAAAATCATTGAGACTGCAAATTTGCATGTCTCCAAAGGATGGATCGATACAAGTGTCAGTCTTGGAGAACCTGGCTTTGAAGAACGCCAAACACTAGAAAATGGAGTTAAAGCTGCCGCAGCAGGTGGTTTTACCACCATCATGTTGAATCCTAACAATCAACCTAACCCGCAAGATCAATCGGGAATCAAATATTTGAAAAACGTAACCGCACATCAGGCAGTAAGCATCTTGCCAGTGGGCTCTTTTACTTTAAATCAAAATGGGGAACACCTGGCCGAATTGTACGATATGCAAGAAGCTGGTGCTGTTTCCTTCTACGACTACAAACAGGAAGTGACTAATGCCAACCTGTTGAAAGTAGGATTGCAATACGCATCCTCCTTTAACGCTGTAGTGCAGTCATTTCCTCAAAATAAAGACATCGCTGGAAAAGGAATGGTCAATGAAGATCCCGTAACTACTAACCTAGGAATCAAGTCCATGCCTAGCCTTGCCGAAGAGCTTCAAATAGCGAGAGATTTAAGAATCGCTACCTATACCAAAGGAAGATTACACATTCCTACCGTAAGCACCGTAGAAGGTTTAAAACTGATCAAAAAATATAAAAAGACCGCTCAAAATGTGACTTGCAGTGTTTCCATTCATCATTTGACCCTATCAAGTAATGAACTAGAAACTTTTGATGCGAACTTTAAAATACAGCCACCGCTGCGAGATGAGAAAGAAGTCAAACAGCTTCAAAAATTTCTAACTTCAGGAGTGATCGACGTTGTTACCAGTGATCACACACCACTAACCATAGAACATAAAGACCTAGAATTTGACCATGCAACTGCAGGAACCATAGGCTTAGAAAGTGCATTTGGTGTTCTGAATCAACTGACAGATCTGGCCACAACTATTGAATTATTGACCAATGGTTACCAAGTCTTTAATCAAGTAACACCTCAAATAAAAGAAGGACAAATAGCTAATTTGACCCTTTTTGAACCAGAAACAAGCTATACCTTTGAAAAACGTCATATTGTTTCTACTTCTAAGAACTCTGCATTTCTAGGAAAACCCATGAAAGGAACAGTTATCGGAATCATTAACAATAAAAAAGTGATTTGGAATGAAAGATAA